AAAGGCATTTGCGCCGTCATGACATGCGACATACACAGACAGACAATCAATATTGAGACCTGCCCGTACGTGGAGATGCCCGGCTGTGAAGAGTTGCCCAGCGATCCCAATTGGGCGTTCCCCAAGTGCTGTGCGCAATTCAAGTGCACGGACTTCAAGACCGGCAAGGAGTTCATTGTGTCGGCGTAGAGGCCATTAAGCTGCGCTGAGCggaacaataaataaatgaaaataataataatgataagaaTACTCAAGTGCCGCATGCCACGCGTTGAAGGCCGGGAAGGAAGTGTTGGGTGCAGTATGCCAGTATGAAGGGCGGGCGTGAGAAGGAAGGCGTGTGGCGC
This genomic stretch from Bactrocera dorsalis isolate Fly_Bdor chromosome 5, ASM2337382v1, whole genome shotgun sequence harbors:
- the LOC105224758 gene encoding uncharacterized protein LOC105224758, giving the protein MCSLKVCLIFVAAVIAVSCISSTNAAVFTQPAAFHPAHRGKCFDKITRRAMLPNKEYKPKGICAVMTCDIHRQTINIETCPYVEMPGCEELPSDPNWAFPKCCAQFKCTDFKTGKEFIVSA